One window of the Verrucomicrobium sp. genome contains the following:
- the acnA gene encoding aconitate hydratase AcnA — MSTPHNLFDTLQTLELPTGGKGHYYSLPALEKAGVGPISKLPVSIRIVLESVLRNYDGKRVSENDVRTLANWNAAAPVLEEIPFVVARIVLQDFTGVPLLVDLAAMRGAVAKLNRDPKLIEPLVPVDLVVDHSVQVDVAGTADAFAKNLQIEFLRNRERYEFLKWGQQAFETFKVVPPGIGIVHQVNLEYLAKGVFTQGSMFYPDTLVGTDSHTTMINGLGIVGWGVGGIEAEAGMLGQPVYFLTPEVVGVHLTGSLREGVTATDLALNVTEMLRKFKVVGKFVEFYGPGAASLPLPDRATIANMAPEYGATMGYFPVDQESVNYLRATGRTEEQVALFENYYKAQNLFGIPTKEDGIVYSASLELNLADVQPSVAGPKRPQDRVPLPQLKENFTTSFARPVAENGFGKKAEELSFRTPVTLNGPSHPQPVEAQVGNGSVLIAAITSCTNTSNPSVMLAAGLLAKKAVEAGLTVNPAVKTSLAPGSRVVTDYLNKAGLTPYLDQLGFQTVGYGCTTCIGNSGPLDGPVEDAIVKNDLVAASVLSGNRNFEARVHQNIRANFLMSPPLVVAFALAGRVDIDLTKEPLGTGKDGQPVYLRDLWPTLQQIKDTIQTSLQPESYRKLYKDFAEQNPAWNEIPSSVGETYAWNTESTYIQEPPFFAGFGLEAGHIADIQGARAMGIFGDSVTTDHISPAGSIKKTSPAGQYLLEHGVKWEDFNSYGARRGNDQVMTRGTFANVRIKNLMVPGVEGGVTKHQPDGEVLPIYDAAMKYKKESVPLVVFAGQEYGTGSSRDWAAKGTRLLGVRAVVAESFERIHRSNLVGMGVLPCCFEEKTNAKTLGLDGTETFSILGLTDDVKPRQKLTLEITRADGSTQTVPIVCRIDTAIEVDYYRHGGILPYVLRQILKR, encoded by the coding sequence ATGAGCACCCCCCACAACCTTTTCGACACTCTCCAGACGCTAGAACTTCCGACGGGGGGCAAGGGCCACTACTACTCCCTGCCTGCACTGGAAAAAGCCGGGGTGGGCCCTATCAGCAAGCTGCCCGTGAGCATCCGGATCGTCCTGGAATCCGTTTTGCGTAATTACGACGGCAAGCGAGTGAGCGAGAACGACGTCCGCACCCTGGCCAACTGGAACGCCGCCGCCCCCGTGCTGGAGGAGATCCCCTTCGTCGTCGCCCGCATCGTCCTGCAGGACTTCACCGGCGTCCCCCTCCTGGTCGACCTGGCCGCCATGCGCGGCGCGGTGGCCAAGCTCAACCGCGATCCCAAACTCATCGAGCCCCTCGTCCCCGTCGACCTCGTCGTCGACCACTCCGTCCAGGTCGACGTGGCGGGCACGGCCGACGCCTTCGCCAAAAACCTCCAGATCGAATTCCTTCGCAACCGGGAGCGCTACGAATTCCTCAAGTGGGGCCAGCAGGCCTTCGAGACCTTCAAAGTCGTCCCGCCCGGCATCGGCATCGTCCACCAGGTGAACCTCGAATACCTGGCCAAGGGCGTCTTCACCCAGGGCAGCATGTTCTACCCGGACACCCTCGTCGGCACCGACTCCCACACCACCATGATCAACGGCCTGGGCATCGTCGGCTGGGGCGTGGGCGGCATCGAGGCGGAGGCGGGCATGCTCGGCCAGCCCGTCTACTTCCTCACCCCGGAAGTCGTCGGCGTCCACCTGACCGGATCGCTCCGCGAGGGCGTCACCGCCACCGACCTGGCCCTGAACGTCACCGAGATGCTGCGCAAGTTCAAGGTCGTCGGCAAATTCGTCGAATTCTACGGCCCCGGCGCTGCCTCCCTCCCCCTGCCGGACCGCGCCACCATCGCCAACATGGCCCCGGAATACGGCGCCACCATGGGCTACTTCCCCGTCGACCAGGAATCGGTCAACTACCTGCGCGCCACCGGCCGCACGGAAGAGCAGGTCGCCCTCTTCGAGAACTACTACAAGGCGCAGAACCTCTTCGGCATCCCCACGAAGGAAGACGGCATCGTCTACAGCGCCAGCCTGGAGCTGAACCTGGCCGACGTGCAGCCCAGCGTCGCCGGGCCCAAGCGCCCGCAGGACCGCGTCCCCCTGCCCCAGCTCAAGGAAAACTTCACCACCTCCTTCGCCCGCCCCGTCGCGGAAAACGGCTTCGGCAAGAAGGCGGAGGAACTCTCCTTCCGCACCCCCGTCACCCTCAACGGCCCCTCCCACCCGCAGCCGGTCGAGGCGCAGGTCGGCAACGGCAGCGTCCTCATCGCCGCCATCACCAGCTGCACCAACACCAGCAACCCCTCCGTCATGCTCGCCGCGGGCCTCCTGGCCAAGAAAGCCGTGGAAGCGGGCCTCACCGTCAACCCGGCGGTGAAAACCTCCCTGGCCCCCGGCTCCCGCGTCGTCACCGACTACCTTAACAAGGCGGGCCTCACCCCCTACCTCGACCAGCTCGGCTTCCAGACCGTCGGCTACGGGTGCACCACCTGCATCGGCAACTCCGGCCCCCTGGACGGGCCGGTGGAAGACGCCATCGTCAAAAACGACCTGGTCGCCGCCAGCGTCCTCTCCGGCAACCGCAACTTCGAAGCCCGCGTCCACCAGAACATCCGCGCCAACTTCCTCATGTCGCCCCCGCTCGTCGTCGCCTTCGCCCTGGCGGGCCGCGTCGACATCGACCTGACGAAAGAACCCCTGGGCACCGGCAAGGACGGCCAGCCCGTCTACCTGCGCGACCTCTGGCCCACCCTCCAGCAGATCAAAGACACCATCCAAACCTCCCTTCAGCCCGAATCCTACCGGAAACTCTACAAGGACTTCGCCGAGCAGAACCCCGCCTGGAACGAGATCCCCAGCTCCGTCGGCGAGACGTACGCCTGGAACACGGAGAGCACCTACATCCAGGAGCCGCCCTTCTTCGCCGGCTTCGGCCTGGAAGCCGGCCACATCGCCGACATCCAGGGCGCCCGCGCCATGGGCATCTTCGGCGACTCCGTCACCACCGACCACATCTCCCCCGCCGGCAGCATCAAGAAGACCTCCCCCGCCGGCCAATACCTCCTGGAACACGGCGTGAAGTGGGAAGACTTCAACAGCTACGGCGCCCGCCGCGGCAACGACCAGGTCATGACCCGCGGCACCTTCGCCAACGTCCGCATCAAGAACCTCATGGTCCCCGGCGTCGAAGGCGGCGTCACCAAGCACCAGCCCGACGGCGAAGTCCTCCCCATCTACGACGCCGCCATGAAGTATAAGAAGGAAAGCGTCCCCCTCGTCGTCTTCGCCGGCCAGGAATACGGCACCGGCAGCTCCCGCGACTGGGCCGCCAAGGGCACCCGCCTCCTCGGCGTCCGCGCCGTCGTCGCCGAAAGCTTCGAGCGCATCCACCGCAGCAACCTCGTCGGCATGGGCGTCCTGCCCTGCTGCTTCGAGGAAAAGACCAACGCCAAGACCCTCGGCCTCGACGGCACGGAAACCTTCAGCATCCTGGGCCTGACCGACGACGTGAAGCCCCGCCAGAAGCTCACCCTGGAAATCACCCGCGCCGACGGCTCCACGCAGACCGTCCCCATCGTCTGCCGGATCGACACCGCCATCGAGGTCGACTACTACCGCCACGGCGGCATCCTGCCCTACGTCCTGCGGCAGATCCTGAAGCGATAG